The sequence CAAAACTTAACCAAGCAAAGGCAGAGGCCCAGGTGGCTCTCCCTCGAGCCCCTCAAAAGGCTTgcaccccatccctcccccactcaCAGCCGCCTGCTCTGCAGGGTCCCGGCCAGAGCCTCTGTCACATGGACTCCTGAGAGAAATCGCAAGGCGGTTCAAGAGAACATTTAAATCCTAACTGCGTATGTGAAACACCCGGAGCTCAGATAATAAAACCTGGAAGGGACACTAAAAACCACAGAAGACCTGGATGACTTGAGACCACCTCAACGACAGCAACAGGAAAATTAAAGCAGATCCTCCCCAGAGGGGAGAAGAGTCCAACACGAATCCGAATCCAACAAACAGAGCGCATGTCTCCTCTCCCGCAGTAGAAACTGGACACCAGGCTGGGTGGGCCGCATCGTCAGAActgggttggggggcggggggatgtGCACGGCAGCAGGAGGGGGGCCTCCTTCCTGGAAGTGGGGAAGGAGCAAGATTGGGAATTTAGGAATTCCGGGTCTGCTGGGCAAGGGCTGTAGCCTTGGTCCTCTGCGCTCCTGCCTGTCGGTACACTGCCGGGCGCCAGCTCCACTGCAGGCAGCCAGACCCCAGCTGGGAGGAGGGTCCCCGGGTCCACCACCCAGAGCCCAGGACCCTTCGGCCACCCACACCCGGGCCACTCAGAACCCAGTTTAACTATTGGAGCCGCACGGAGCCAGCCCAGGGCCTACCCTGTTTTCACAGTTTAAGGAGCTTTGTAAATGCAGACAAGACCCACTAGGGTCAGGCAAGCTGGGCGACACTTATTACATAcaaggatgttaaaaaaaaatcacagttttgaTAGTTCTGCAAAAAAAAACTTAGCAAATTTACAACAAAACTGTCAAGTAATTAAGGCTAGGCACTTCACACATGAACTTAAACTGCTAATTAAAATCCCCTCGCTTAATTGACTACATTTGCATATCATTCAACATGggagtataatttttttaatggtttgggCAACGTGGTTCTAACACCAGGAAGTGGGAGGCGGCAGGTGGGGGGAGCCAGCAGCCTCTGCACGGCCAGCCTGCCCTCCCTGGACGTGCAGAGGCTGCACCCCAGGGACTACGCCAGGCCTGGGGTCCCCACCCCATGTGGAGGTAGAGGCAAGGCCAGCAGAGACTCCCCGCTGCCTTGacctggaggtggggctgggcgGGAGCTTCCAGAACCACCTGTGGACACATGcacctgccctcctcccagggcggCACCGCGGCCCCCGCCCCAcgccccacctcctccagggactcagAGAACACCTGAGACACACTGGCCCCACTGGGGGCGACAGTCAGACCCAGACAACCACGGCAGCTGGGCTGGGAGGCACAGGAGAGGCCAGCCAGGCCCCACGGCTCTCTGTGAAGACTCTGCAGCTCTCTGTCCATGGCCGGACCCGTGGGTCCCTGCAAGAGAAGCCCCAGCCCCACGCAAGGCAAGGGGGTCCCCAGGACCAAGGGCCCCTCTTGTTCCAGCAGTTGAAAGGCAGCAAGAGGAGACCATCAGGCCAACAGGACGCATCCACGGGGGCAGGTGGGCGGAACCATGACAGCCATGAGAGAACCACCAGCACCACTGGAGACCACAGTGACCCCAGCCAGCGAGCAGGTCAGGCTCTGAAGGCAGCTCACGCAGACCGGAGGACTGCAGCATAGCGTGTGGATGCCGCACCCACCCACCAGGCCTGAACCACAAACCAGaaccatggggtcacgagagaGCCAAGGTGACAGATGTGCACAGAGAAAGCTGGCCACACACAGGCCCAgtcacagcccccacccccctccagcCCAGCAGGGCCGCCAGGCTCCCCAGGGCTCAGGGCCCTCTTGGCTGTCACTGGCAAGCGCCACGGATAGAGGGGCTCTGGTACTGGGGGTTGCGTACTGCACACAAACCTGGACCCTCAGCCCTCCTGGAACGCTATGTGGCCCAGGAGATACATGAGGTGAGAGTGGGGTGCAGAGAAGGCCCAGGTTCCAGCCAGGTCCTCAGACACCAATCACACCGCTGGGCTCCTGTGAGGACGTGGCCAACAGctcctggggcagagggaggtgggTGCAGGTACATGGGGCCACCAGTGGGTGACCCCCAACATGCAGGTGACCCCCACCTGCAGTCCCGAAGCCCAGCCCTGTTCCTCACTGCCGGCCCTGTCCCAGGGGTTCAGACCCTCCCCATCACATGATGGTCACCTCCACTCAGCAACACCCCTCACAGGCGCTCAGGGGTTGAGTGAGGTCTCACGGGTGCCTGGGGCCCTCAGACCCCCTCCGCTCCAACCACCCGCAGTCCTGCCAGCCCTCAGGCCCAGTGGCTCCAGCTTCCTTCCCCCACAGCCAAAGCCCCCTCACCACCCGTCACCACATCTTCTGTGACAGGCAGCATGGTAGCCCCTGAGAAGCCTGTTTTCAACAAGAGACATTCCTTTCAGAGTAACCAACCAACATCCAAGCGGAAGCCACGTCAGGGCCTGTCCAGGTGGAGCCGTCTCTGAACCCCAAGCAGCCCTGAGCCGGGGCCCCACAGGACGGCTCCATGCACTCCAGGGAAAGCGCCAGCTCCTTCCTTTTCTAGCCAGCAAGCGCCAAGCTGCCAATAAACCTTGACATTAGTGATTTCATGTCTCCATGAGTCATTCGACAAGTATTTATTCCGGGCCCGGAACTGGGGGCCCACACGAAGCCAACAACACAACCACAAACACACAAGCCCCAGGTCGGCCGCAAAAAGGTCTCCCCGGAGAGCCCAGACCGCGGGGCAGGCCCGACCGCTGCGGGCTGCGCGGCCACAGAGCCACGCCGAGACTTCCTGAATTATTATCTGTAGCTGCAAAATCAAGAAGTCGCAGCGTTCTTCGAGTCTTTCTAAGTGAAAAACGTAAAATCAGAGGAGACTCAAACGCTGTAAACCCTATAGCACCCCGGCTGCTCccgggccaccagagaagctggcCCTGCATGCACAGAGCTGGGTCACAGCACGGGCTCCTCCGGCCGTCCTGGGACCCTGCAGGGCCCAAGCCACACCAGTCAACTGTGGACACACAGCCTGAGTCCCCACCCGCCCCACTCCACTCACATGAACACAGAGACCAGTCACAGCTCTAATCCGACACCAACAGGAACCCGCCTCAAACCCCACGGTGACAGCTTCACACTCCCAGAAGTGACTTCTCATCCCTTCTTGGGGCTCTGACAGGCCCCTGTTAATCCACGGACACGTGTGGCCAGGAGCTCCCACCCGTGACCTCGGGGCCCAACCTCCCCCAAACACGCCCCATCCCCATGTGATGGGCATCCGGAGGGAAGCAAAGAAGGAAGCAAGCAGGGCCCTGGGAAGAGTGGAGGCTTCTCCCTCTCCTGCAGCTCTCACAgatcttaaggaaataattcagCCTCTGTATTTTGACTCAAaacaaagaaactttttaaaaacatttcagttGAAACTTGCATAATTCTTCCAGTGGAGAAATCCTCCCCAACTTTCGCAATCCTTAGAAAGAGACACATTATTGCTGCTTGTGTAACAGTCTCTGGGCCACAGAGAGTCCGGCCGGCGGCCACCGACACCTCCCGCCAGACGGCCAGGGTGCAGGGCCCGGAAGCACCGCCTCCCCCAGGCCCTCCCGGCGCCCAGCGGTCACCTCCCCAGACTTCCTCGTGGGCCTCGCTTGGCATCTCAGACAGACAGTACTCAGACGGGCTGTGAGCAAGGTTGGGAGCCAACGGCTCTACTCTCAAAGCCCTGCATTGGTCGAGGATCCCCAGACGGGCAGCAGGGACAGAAGCAAGGGCCACTCAGGGACCTTGCTGCCCCCGGCAAGCCGACAGCCCCGCCCAGTTCCAAAGAGAAGTGCTGGAAACCAGCAGGATGGCTGAAGACGGGCTGATGGGCAGACGGCCCCGACCTGGAGGACCACTTCAACACAGCCCTGCTCACCACACGCAGACAAGGGCACTCGGCCGgccccccacaccctccctcaCTCACACTCGGCTGACCAGAGGCTGCTGTTTCCCGTTTGATGAGTCCTGGGCCTTCGCTTTGGGGCCTTCACCAAGGACCAGCCCAACTTGCTGATTCCATCCTCCTGCATGCGGGGCTGGGCCCATCCAGGAGCCTGGCTGCAGAGCATCACCCAACAGCACCCCACCTTCTCAGCAAAGCGTCAGGAGCCAGGAAATCACAATGGTGCCCACAAAAACCTCGAGCAAAGCCAGTGGACGAAGGGACACCCAAGCCTCTACACCTGTGCCCAGACTAAGGGCATCTGTAAGCCTAGCCCCACGATAAAGAGGAGGTGCTAAGAGAGGCAGGCTGGCCAGAGTCCCTTCCAGCCCGATGGACGTTCTTGACACCATCTCTCCCACGGCCACTTGAGCTTGACCATACAACACGTGCCCACTTAGCGGAATCCCTATGGCCTATCTCCCTCACCAAAGCCTCAGCTGCTGCCCAGCAGGGACTGTCAGAGTCCACGCTCCTCCACACTGATGGCCTGGCCATCCCCAGGTGATGGGGGAAACTGCTCCACTGCtgggagttcacacagactccaCTCTGGACACTCACACAGCACGGGGACCCTCAGTCCATGAGCCCCTGCCAGGCAGGCAATTCTGTGGAAACACTCCTACAGGGACTCAGCACTGAAGGAAGAAGCCCCATGAGCAAACAGCATCCCTGGTCTCCAGCCTGGGAAGCAGGACCTTCGGAAGGCGAGCAGTTCCCAACGGCCTGTTTCTCGATCATGCAGGGGCCCGCCCAGTTCCAGCCCCAGGGGGGGCAGTGCAACCCCGCCACCCACCTGGCCCACAAGCAGCCATCCCTCAAAACGAGGGACACATACCAACGCCCCCTCCATGACTGACAGATCTAGCTTAGTCCAAGGGCCATCAGATGAGGGATGGAGTCGATCAGACAGAAGACAAGGGAGGGGGCATGGGGAGGCTGAGACTCCCACCTCACTGCTACACAGTCCGGCAGCGAAAAGACATATCCTTGCCCACCTACAACATTCGTCACCCAAACACACCTCCAAGACACCGCCAACAACTGCTATGCATACTGTCCCCGTCTCAACACGCAGAAACTGAggtgcatgcttgctcagtcagGCAGCCAGGGAGGGACAGAGCCAGGACACAGGAGCAGCCCCGAGGAGCTCACAGTCAGACCCGCCCAGCGCAGGGCACCAGGGTCCGGCAGCCCTGACAGTGGCTAGATGGCCGGAGGCACGTCCTGAGGGCCCCCATGGTGTGAGGGGCATCACTGAGGAGCACCCCCCGGGCCAGCATGCGCAGACACACCACCTTCAAGGGTTTCCAGGCTCAGGCTGGAGCCCATCCCCATGCTGGAGTGACCACAGGAACCGCCACCCTGCTGTGCTCAGGCTGTAGGCACAGCAGGGCAGGTGAAGGCAACTGGGCCCCAGGACCCCAGGAGGCCCCCGTGCGGCCCCCTCAGTGCTGGCGGCAAGAGAGCCAGGTGACCCCCGCAGCCCTCAGTGCCTAGGACAAACATCAGCTCACTTCATCTCACAGGAACCTGAGGCCCCCACAAAGAGCAGTTCCAGCCCGTTCTCTGTTGCTTTTTGTCCTAAGCCTCAGGagatcaaaaatattaaaatgaactaCAGAAAGAAGTGGAGAAATCAAAATGTATCCCATGAATAATCTGTCAGGAGTGGGTGGAGCAAATAGAGGCccacagcctggggagggggtcTTCCCTGCAGCTTTTTCCCCTGAACTCCCCATGAGCTCCCCACCCTGAGGCCGAAATCCCCTTCCCACTCTTGGGGTTGGGTGTCCCTGGCGCACAGACAGGCTGTGCTGGGGAGACCTGTAAAGGACCACACAGCTCAGGACTCCCGAGTGCACGGTCACAGAGCCAAAGCCATGGGCAGAGGCCAGAGAACAGGACAACTGAGCTGGGGGTGACAGGAGAGCACAGGAGCCAGCACGGACAGTGGCACAGCCGAGGCCTGGACGGGGGCACATGGGATCACCGGCCCAGACTCCACTGTGACAACACGTGGTACTGACACACAGCCTGGAGACCCCAACCTCTCAGGATGATCACATCACCATCAGCATCCCTGAACCAACGAGAGCTCTAAGCACCACTGGCAGGGCACAAGAGGAAAGGGTGGCGCCGACCGTCTGGGGAATCACCAAACACCAAAGCTCGCTCTGGCCCCTTTTCTGAGGCCGCGGTTCAGGGGGCCGTCTTGCCCACTTGCCTGGCAGTGCCTGGGCCCATAAGCTGAGGCCAGGCCTTCCCTGAGCCTACGGACACTCATGTTCAGAACAGCAGGGCCTTCTGCAAGGGAGCCAAGGCCCCGGCCTGCAGCTGCCACAGCCGACCCCAGGAAGACAACCACAAACACACATGACCCAGATTCggacacaaacacagacacaccctGCAGACAAGACCGTCTCCTCTCCACCCTGCATTAAGTGACCTGCCACAGCCTTTCAACCACAGGCTTATCCAGGCAGCCAGAACCCACCACAATCCTGCACACAGGGTGCCCTTGGGCCACGATGGCTGTCGAGGGGGCAGGCACCCCAAACAGAGAAGCCCCCAGTTCACTGAGAACACCCCTCATGCCACACACGGCCAGCTCCCAGTCTGAAACGAGAGGCCCGATCAGCCTGCTGGAACCTGCCACCagcaccctcccccacccacaaTGCCCACTCAGACCGTCCCTCCTGCCCAATCCCAGCCCTGGTCTGCAGACAGCTGCCACCTGGGCGCCAGAGGAGCCGAAGGCAGGAACACCAGCACATCCACAAGCACACACAGGCCTCCCGAGCGCAGGCGACAGGCCTggcttcccctcccctcctccgctCCCGGAGACTCTGACACTCCGCTGGAGGGGCGCCCAGAGAAAACCGGGCGGGAACATCTATTCACAGATTcggaaaaaaaagtttgatgcAATAGCTGAATTAATTAGGCCTCCCAAGAATAGCAGAGCCAATGCAGCATTCTGTGTGTGCAATTTAATAAGCCTGGATACTCAAAAGAAAAGTTACAAATacttggggaggggggaggtgccATGCAAAGCTGGTGTGGACCCCAGTGAGAGGCCAGGAGCTGCCAGGCTGGATCACACGGATCCACCGTCTGGCGAACAAACAGACCCCAGGCCAACCGCCCTCCCCACCGCCCTTTGCCTCTCAGaggaaaggacagaagaaaaCGTGCACGTCCAAAACAAACCGCAGGCCAGTGGCTCCCCTGACACTCAGAGCCTCAGGCGCCCGCTGACCAGTTCCCGATCCCGGTGCCAAGCGGCCCTCGCCCCCACACAGGGGACTCTGAGACTAACTCTCTGACAggccaggcacacacacaaagctgGAGTCGCCGAGTCTCGGCCCCCGGCCACCACGGCCCAGACACCTGGCTTCGCTTTGGAGTCTGTCTCCCAAGACTTCAAGGCACAAACAGGCCCTGCCCAGCCAAGTTCCGCCTGCTGGGGACACGGGCAGGCTCCCCTCTGTGTGCCAGCCCGGGAGTGGGAAGGCCAGGGCGGTTCCCTGCCCCCCACTCAGCCTGGACACCCCCCCGGTCCCCAGGAAGGCCTGGGCTGAAGGCTCCAGAGTGGATCCGGCCAGGATCAAACTTCCTGGGACTAAGGGCAAAAGAGGCCTGCCCCTCCCGACCCAGCTGGGCAACAGCTTGGGCCTCAGGAGGGCTTCACCCCCCAAGCTTGCCCCCCAGGCTCCCAACCAGGCAAGGAGCTAGTCCTAGAAGTCAGACCAAAGGACCTTCCTCCTGATACGGAGCAGTCTATGGGGACGCCAACACCACCCCCAAGTTTCCACAAAACAAAACCTAGCCCTGAAACGTGTGGGGGAGGCTGAGCCCCCCACCCAGGAGGGCACCCCGCCCTCTCCAGGCCCCGCTCCCATTCCCCAGGCACGGCTGCCACGGGACACTCACCCGGGGCACCCGCCGCTTGTACTTGTTGCCATAGTCAAACTTCTCCTTGACGTCGTCCAGACAGCGGCCGAGACGCGCCTGCTCCTCCTTGCCCGTGTAGTCCTGACTGAGCAGGATGTAGGCCCGCCAGTTGGCCGAGTCGAAGCCCCAGTGGCAGGTCCGGTTTTCCAGGGCCTTGTGCGAGTGCACCACGAACTTGTGCGGCGGGTACATGAGGCGGCAGTCGAGGCACTGGATGCAGGCGGCGCTCGGGCTGCTGTAGAGCTCGGGCACCAGCAGCCCCTTGCACTTGCCGAAGCACTCGTGGTACACACGCACACTGCGCTCGCTGAGCTCCAGGCCCAGCGCCAGGCTGGCCGCCAGCTCCTTCTTGCAGGGCGGCGGGTAGGCGCCGCCGTACAGCAGCGCGTTGCACAGGCGCTCGGCGTCCGTCTTGGTGATGAGCCCGCACGAGGGCGCCGAGAAGGGCAGGATGCCCATGACTTTGAGGATCTCCAGCTGGTCGGCCGTGCAGCGCGAGCAGTAGATGTGAAGCTCGTCGCACACCGAGTTGATCTGTTGCAGCGAGAAGTCGCGCAGCACGGAGTTGAGGATCTGCGGCAGACACAGCCGCTTCTCGCCGCCCACCACGAAGCACGAAATGGTCTCGCCCTCCAGCACGGTCTCGCAGCGCTCCGTGGAGCGGTCGGACGGCATGAAGAAGGGCCCGGGTAGCACGGGCGGCGGCGGCTGGATGGCGGGCAGGTGCAGCACCGGCGGGGGTTCGGCGGCCGCGGGCACCGGCGCCGGCACCGCGGCCGCGCCTGCCTCCTTGGTGCTCTCCTTCTTGTAGGCCTCCTGCGCCCAGCGCGCCGAGAAGGCGGCCGGGCCGCCCAGCGAGCTCATGGAGCTGAGGTGGAACTGCTCCAGCGTCTTCTGCAGCCCCGGGTGCGGTTGGAAGCCGCCGCGgccgcccgccgccgcctccATGGTGCGCTCCGGCTCCCCAGGCCGCTCCCGCTCCCGCGTGCCCGGGCCCCCGcggcccccgccgccgccccgcgcgccccggcggcgcccccggccccggccccgacCGCCCCCCGCCGCCGGCTCCCGGCCGATCACGGCCGCGGCCTCGGCCTCGCCCGGGGGCCCGAAGGGGAAGGCGGGCGGGGCGAAGGGGTCCCGCCGCTGgagcccgccgccgccgcccgggccCGGCGCCACATCCACGCGCCCCGcgccgcgcccgccgccgcccGGGCCCCCCCGCGCGCCCCCCGCGCGCCCCCCGGGCCCTAGGCGCGGGGCATGCCCCAGCGCGCGCCGCCAACGCCAACGCCAACGCTCGCGGGCCCGGGGCTCGCGGGGGGCGCGCGGGCAGGTGCCGGCGCCGCGAGGCGCGAATCGCCGCGGCGGCCGAGGCCGAGGGGCCCGGGAGGAGCGGGGGCGCGGGCGCGGGGCCCGCCGGGCCGTCCTCGCGCggcgcgccgccgccgccccgctcCTCCCACCGCGCGGCGCCCGCCCGGCTCGTCCCGGCGGCGCTGGCCGGCCGCGTTGCGCCCGCCGCCGGCCTCCCGGCCCGGCCCGCACCCACCCCGCCGCCCGCGCCCGGCTCCGCGGCCTGCccacccgcccgcccgcccgcgcgcGCGGCTTCCGGGGCGGCGGAGCGCCTGTGGGGCGGCCTCAgaccgcggcggcggcggcggcgcggggctCGGCGCACATCCTCCCGGCGGCTCGCTCCAGCTCGGACTGAGCGCCGGGCGCTGAGCTCAcgccgccgccccgccccgcgtcccgccccgccccgcgccgccgcccCGCCCCGAGCGTCGTCTGGGGCCGCGCGTCGGCCTCA is a genomic window of Bos indicus isolate NIAB-ARS_2022 breed Sahiwal x Tharparkar chromosome 16, NIAB-ARS_B.indTharparkar_mat_pri_1.0, whole genome shotgun sequence containing:
- the SKI gene encoding ski oncogene, with protein sequence MCAPPPRKPRARAGGRVGRPRSRARAAGWVRAGPGGRRRAQRGRPAPPGRAGRAPRGGRSGAAAARRARTARRAPRPRPRSSRAPRPRPPRRFAPRGAGTCPRAPREPRARERWRWRWRRALGHAPRLGPGGRAGGARGGPGGGGRGAGRVDVAPGPGGGGGLQRRDPFAPPAFPFGPPGEAEAAAVIGREPAAGGGRGRGRGRRRGARGGGGGRGGPGTRERERPGEPERTMEAAAGGRGGFQPHPGLQKTLEQFHLSSMSSLGGPAAFSARWAQEAYKKESTKEAGAAAVPAPVPAAAEPPPVLHLPAIQPPPPVLPGPFFMPSDRSTERCETVLEGETISCFVVGGEKRLCLPQILNSVLRDFSLQQINSVCDELHIYCSRCTADQLEILKVMGILPFSAPSCGLITKTDAERLCNALLYGGAYPPPCKKELAASLALGLELSERSVRVYHECFGKCKGLLVPELYSSPSAACIQCLDCRLMYPPHKFVVHSHKALENRTCHWGFDSANWRAYILLSQDYTGKEEQARLGRCLDDVKEKFDYGNKYKRRVPRVSDPPASVRKADDAPSQHPTSSEKDKQPGWLRTLASSSSKSLGCVHPRQRLSAFRPWSPAVSASDKELSPHLPALIRDSFYSYKSFETGVAPNVALAPPAQHKAVSSPPCATVVSRAPEPLPACIQPRKRKLPADTPGAPETPAPGPAPEEDKDSEAEVEVESREEFTSSLSSLSSPSFTSSSSAKDLSSPGLLAPPAAPAAPDATAPTDTPSSGLEAELEHLRQALEGGLDTKEAKEKFLHEVVKMRVKQEEKLSAALQAKRSLHQELEFLRVAKKEKLREATEAKRSLRKEIERLRAENEKKMKEANEARLRLKRELEQARQARVCDKGCEAGRLRAKYSAQIEDLQVKLQHAEADREQLRADLLREREAREHLEKVVKGLQEQLWPRPHSEAAGGESTAELEP